In Aegilops tauschii subsp. strangulata cultivar AL8/78 chromosome 3, Aet v6.0, whole genome shotgun sequence, one genomic interval encodes:
- the LOC109764842 gene encoding probable esterase PIR7A, whose amino-acid sequence MESAGAGEERPRGHRFVLVHGVCHGAWSWYRVATALRSAGHRVDALDMAACGARPGRAEEVGSFQEYSRPLLDALGALPPGEKAVLVGHSYGGQSLALAMQAHPDRVAVAVFASAAMPAAGKPLKFVSEQFAQERGPGFFMDSVIETTGGDDLERACKTFLLGPEYMAQRLYQLSPAEDLTLATMLVRPSRRFVDDAVMNGEEVLTAERYGAVSRVYVVAEEDASWSPEFQRRMASWNPGAEVRGLQGADHMPMFSKPRELSDLLVEIADKYT is encoded by the exons ATGGAGagcgccggcgccggcgaggaGCGGCCGCGGGGCCACCGGTTCGTGCTCGTGCACGGCGTCTGCCACGGCGCGTGGAGCTGGTACAGGGTGGCCACGGCCCTGCGGTCGGCCGGCCACCGCGTCGACGCGCTCGACATGGCCGCGTGCGGCGCCAGGCCGGGGCGCGCCGAGGAGGTGGGCTCGTTCCAGGAGTACAGCCGGCCGCTGCTGGACGCGCTGGGGGCGCTGCCGCCGGGGGAGAAGGCGGTGCTGGTGGGCCACAGCTACGGCGGCCAGAGCCTGGCGCTGGCCATGCAGGCGCACCCGGACAGGGTCGCCGTCGCCGTCTTCGCCTCCGCCGCCATGCCGGCCGCCGGGAAGCCCCTCAAGTTCGTCTCCGAACAG TTTGCGCAAGAAAGGGGCCCGGGTTTCTTCATGGACAGCGTGATCGAGACCACCGGCGGCGACGACCTGGAGCGCGCTTGCAAGACGTTCCTGCTGGGGCCGGAGTACATGGCGCAGCGACTGTATCAGCTCAGCCCAGCGGAGGACCTGACGCTGGCGACGATGCTGGTGAGGCCGTCGCGGCGGTTCGTGGACGACGCCGTGATGAACGGGGAGGAGGTGCTCACGGCGGAGAGGTACGGCGCGGTGAGCCGCGTGTACGTCGTCGCCGAGGAGGACGCCTCGTGGTCGCCCGAGTTCCAGCGGCGGATGGCGTCGTGGAACCCCGGCGCGGAGGTGCGGGGGCTCCAGGGGGCCGATCACATGCCCATGTTCTCCAAGCCCAGGGAGCTCTCAGATCTCCTCGTGGAGATAGCCGACAAGTACACGTGA
- the LOC109764844 gene encoding probable esterase PIR7A yields METVVKKPESHFVLVHGLCHGAWCWYRLATILRSAGHRVTAPDLAACGASPVRVDEVRSFAEYSRPLTDAVDAVPPGEKVVLVGHSYGGYSLALAMHAHPDKVDVAVFVAAAMPAAGCSMSHLLSQIMEETAPDAATDSVPAVTGGAETFLLGPERLSRRLYQRSPPEDLALATALVRPARWFLDDAAMTESVLTADRYGAVRRACVVTEEDATWAAESQRRMASRCPGVEVVAVEGADHMPMFSTPHRLAAILMEIADKYI; encoded by the exons ATGGAGACCGTCGTGAAGAAACCGGAGAGCCACTTCGTGCTGGTCCACGGCCTCTGCCACGGCGCGTGGTGCTGGTACAGGCTGGCCACCATCCTGCGTTCCGCCGGCCACCGCGTCACGGCGCCCGACCTGGCCGCGTGCGGCGCCAGCCCGGTGCGCGTCGACGAGGTGCGCTCGTTCGCCGAGTACAGCCGGCCACTGACCGACGCCGTCGACGCGGTCCCGCCAGGCGAGAAGGTGGTCCTCGTCGGCCACAGCTACGGCGGCTACAGCCTTGCGCTGGCCATGCACGCTCACCCGGACAAGGTGGACGTCGCCGTCTTCGTCGCCGCGGCCATGCCGGCCGCCGGGTGCTCCATGTCACATCTACTGTCGCAG ATCATGGAGGAAACGGCGCCGGACGCCGCCACGGACAGCGTGCCCGCGGTGACCGGCGGGGCGGAAACGTTTCTCCTGGGCCCCGAACGCCTGTCGCGGCGTCTGTACCAGCGAAGCCCGCCCGAGGACCTGGCGCTGGCGACGGCGctggtgaggccggcgcggtggTTCCTCGACGACGCGGCGATGACGGAGAGCGTCCTGACCGCCGACAGGTACGGCGCGGTGAGGCGCGCGTGCGTGGTCACCGAGGAGGACGCGACGTGGGCGGCGGAGTCGCAGCGCCGGATGGCGTCGCGGTGCCCCGGCGTGGAGGTGGTGGCCGTCGAGGGGGCCGACCACATGCCCATGTTCTCCACGCCCCACCGACTCGCCGCGATCCTCATGGAGATCGCCGACAAGTACATCTGA